Genomic window (Leptospira kirschneri serovar Cynopteri str. 3522 CT):
GGCTCAGTTAAACGTTCCTATTTTCGATAGAAACCAGGGAAATATTAAAGCTTCTGAAAAGGCAGTACTCTCCAGAAAACAAGAACTTAAAAACACTCTTTTAGAAGTTGAAAATGAAGTAGCCGTTTCCATTGAAACCGCCCGAGTGAAAGACGAACTTTATAAAAAATTCAAAAACACTTATACAAAAGAATATACGGATCTCTCCAAGGATATGATACTAAGTTACGAAAAACGTTATATTACAATTTTGGAATTTGCCGATTTTTTCGAAACGTATCGTTCCAGTATAGTCGAAATGTTGAAACTTCAGACCGATCGAATGGATGCTATTGAAGGAGTTAATTTTTCCGTTGGGCAGGGAGTACTGATTCCGAAACTCAAGCCAGCCGAGAGCACGGAGAATCAGTGAGGAAACCGATATGAAGATACATTTTACAAGTAGAACACTTTTAGTTACCGGAGCGGCGGTAGTCATAGCAATCGTTTCTTTGGCGATTTTGGGACTTTCCAATCGAGCCGATAAGAAAACAAAACTTCCTCCGAGCAAACCGATCATTTCAGAAAACGGGGAAAAAATCGAATTTAAAGAAAATAGTCCTGGTCTTGAGATTATACAAACAAAAGAAATCGGAAAAGATGGAGAGTTTATCAACGTAGACGCTCCAGCACGTCTGATCGCTTCTACTTCTCCTTCCGTAAGCGGAGGAGAAAGGATTATTCTTTTTGAATCTGCCGAACTCAACGATCTTTACGTAGGTTATGTTCACTCTCGAAATAGTTTGGTTCGTTCGATTAAAAACTTCGAACGGATTACGGATATGTTCAAACATAGAGTGGCGACTGAAAAGGATTTAATCGAAGCCGAAACTCAAAGAAACAATGATCAGGCAGAACTGGCCGAGTTCGAAGGGAAGTTGCGCGCGGTCGGTTTAAATCCGGCTCTACTCGGTAAATCCGGAGCTCAGAGCGCTTGGATCATTAGCGACGTTCCTGAATCTCAACTTTCTAAACTCAAAAAAGGAAAAAGAGTGAAGGTGCGTTTTTCCTCTTTTCCAAACGAAGAATGGTCCGGAACCGCAGAAGCTCTTGGTGACAACGTAGACCCTATGACAAGAACCGTTAAGGTTCGTATTGTGATCTCTAATGCCGGATACAAACTCAAACCAGGTATGTTTGCCAATGTTAAGTTTCCGGAAGATACGGCGAACGACACAGTTGTAGTTCCCTTTAATGCGATTGTTACCGTAGAAGGACAAAATTACGTTTTTGTGGAAGAGTCTCCACATGAGTTTGTAAGACGTGAGGTTACTTTAGGGATTTCTACTACAGATCGAGTTAACGTTATCGAAGGTTTGACCAAGGGCGATCGAGTAGTCGTTCAAGGTTCTATTCTTTTAAAAGGACTCAGTTTT
Coding sequences:
- a CDS encoding efflux RND transporter periplasmic adaptor subunit, which encodes MKIHFTSRTLLVTGAAVVIAIVSLAILGLSNRADKKTKLPPSKPIISENGEKIEFKENSPGLEIIQTKEIGKDGEFINVDAPARLIASTSPSVSGGERIILFESAELNDLYVGYVHSRNSLVRSIKNFERITDMFKHRVATEKDLIEAETQRNNDQAELAEFEGKLRAVGLNPALLGKSGAQSAWIISDVPESQLSKLKKGKRVKVRFSSFPNEEWSGTAEALGDNVDPMTRTVKVRIVISNAGYKLKPGMFANVKFPEDTANDTVVVPFNAIVTVEGQNYVFVEESPHEFVRREVTLGISTTDRVNVIEGLTKGDRVVVQGSILLKGLSFGF